The following nucleotide sequence is from Thermoanaerobaculum aquaticum.
GGGGGTGCTGGACCCCCAGGGGGAGGCCATCCGGCGGGTGCTGGGGCGGTTGGGGTACGCCGAGGTGAGCTCGGTGCGGGTAGGGAAGCTCATCCTCCTGGAGGTGGAGGGCGAAGACCAGGAGCGGGTGCACGCCCGCGTAGAAGAGGCGTGCCGGGAGCTTTTGGCCAACCCCATCATTGAGGACTTCGAGGTGCGGCTGTTATGAGCTGGCGGCGGCCCAAAATTGGGGTGGTGCGCTTCCCCGGCTCCAACCGGGATGCCGATGCCCTGCGGGCGGTGGAGCTGTGCGGGGGAGAGGCGGTGCCCATTTGGCACGAAAGCGAAGACCTCCTGGGGGTCACCGGCGTGCTCATCCCTGGGGGTTTTTCCTACGGTGACTACCTGCGGGCGGGTGCCATGGCCGCCCATTCCCCGGTGATGCGGGCGGTGCGCAGGCATGCGGAAGCGGGGGGACCGGTTTTGGGGATCTGCAACGGCTTTCAGATCCTGCTGGAAGCGGGGCTGTTGCCGGGGGCCATGCTCCCCAACCGCAGCTTGCGCTTTATCCACAGGGAGGTTTACCTGCGGGTGGAGCGCGACGACACCCCGCTTCTTGCCAAGCTGCGCCGCGGGCAGGTGGTGCGCCTCCCCATTGCCCACAAAGAGGGAAACTGGTTTGCCTCGGGAGAAGAGCTTTCGGCCATTGAAGCCAAAGGTCTGGTGGCGCTGCGCTACTGCTCGCCCAACGGTGAGGTGGACGAGGCCCACAACCCCAACGGTGCTTTACATGCGGTGGCGGGGCTGACCAACCCCGAGGGCAACGTCCTGGGCATGATGCCCCACCCGGAGTGCCGGGTGGACCCGCTGGTGGCCGAGCCCTTTGGCAGGCCGTTCATTGCCGCGCTGGTGGAGGCCTCATGAAGCGCTGGAACGATGAGGCGGAGCTGGCCGATGCGCTGGAGCACGGGCTCACCGCCGAGGAGTGGGAGCGCATCCTGGCGGCACTGGGGCGAACCCCCAACCTCACGGAGCTGGGGATCTTTGCCGCCCTTTGGTCCGAACACTGCTCGTACAAGTCCTCGCGGGTGCATTTGAAGCATTTCCCCACCTCCGGTCCCCGGGTGGTGCAGGGCCCTGGAGAAAACGCCGGAGCGGTGGACATTGGCGACGGCTGGGTGGCGGTTTTCAAAATGGAGTCCCACAACCACCCTTCGTTCATCGAGCCGTACCAGGGGGCGGCCACCGGCGTGGGCGGCATCCTGCGGGACGTGTTCACCATGGGGGCGCGGCCGGTGATGCTTTTGGATTCTTTGCGCTTTGGCGATCTTTCGGCGCCGCGCATGCGCTACCTGGTGGACGGGGTGGTGCGGGGCATTGGCGATTACGGCAACTGCGTGGGGGTTCCCACCCTGGGCGGGGAGGTGGATTTCCACCCGGCCTACAACGGCAACATCCTGGTGAACGCCATGTGCGTGGGGGCGGCCCGCAAGGACAAGCTCTTCTTTGCCCGCGCCCAGGGGGTGGGGAACCGGGTGATTTACCTGGGCTCCAAAACCGGCCGGGACGGCATTCACGGCGCCACCATGGCCTCGGACAGCTTCGATGAAACCGCTGAGCAGAAGCGGCCCACCGTGCAGGTGGGGGATCCGTTTACCGAAAAGCTGCTCATCGAAGCGTGCCTGGAGCTCATGGACAAGGGGCTGGTGGTGGCCATTCAAGACATGGGGGCGGCGGGCTTGACCTCCTCGGCCTTTGAAATGGCAGCCCGGGGCCGGTGCGGTCTGGAGCTGGACCTTTCCCGGGTGCCGGTGCGGGAAGAGGGCATGACCCCGTACGAGCTCATGCTTTCGGAATCTCAGGAGCGCATGCTTTTGGTGGCGCGTCCCCAGGACGTGCAGGAGATCTTTGCCATTTGCCATCGCTGGGGCCTGGACGCCTGCGACATAGGTGAGGTGGTGGCGGGGAACGAGGTGACGGCCTTCTGGCAGGGGGAGGTGGCGTTTCGCTTACCGGTGCTCCCCGCCGTGGACGACGCCCCCCGCTACGATCGCCCCTACCAGTTGCCACAGCCTTCCTCGGCGGTGACCCTGCCCAGCTTCTCCGGCCGGGACTTCGGCCAGGACCTGCGGCGGCTTCTGGCCTCCCCGCACCTGGGGAGCAAGCGGGCGGTGTACCAGCAGTACGACCAAACGGTGGGGGCAGCCACCTTAGCCGGGCCAGGTGGGGAAGCGGCGCTGGTGCTGGTCCCCGGCACCCGCATTGGTCTTGCCGCCACCACCGACTGCAACGCTTACGCTTGCTCCCTGGACCCTTACACCGGCGCTGCACAGGCGGTGGTGGAGGCCATGCGTAACCTTGCGTGCGTGGGGGCGGAGCCGGTGGGTGTCACCGACTGCCTCAACTTTGGCTCCCCGGAAACCCCCCAGGTCATGGGCCAGTTTGTGGCAGCGGTGCGGGGTTTGGCCGATGCCTGCCGGGCCCTGGGGGTGCCGGTGGTTTCGGGGAACGTCTCCTTTTACAACGAAACCTCCGGCCAGGCCATCCTCCCCACGCCCACCGTGGGCATGGTGGGGGTTGTGCCTTGCGTCCTCCACCGCCCGTCTTTTGCCCTGGCGGAAGGCGATGTGGTTGCGCTTTTGGGTCCGGTGGCGGGGGACCTTTCCGCCTCCCGCTACCTACAGCTTGTGTGGGACATGGCCGCAGGGGTGGTTCCCGCTCCCGAGTACCCTGCCGAAAAGGCCGCTGCCGAGCTGGTGCGGTCGCTGGTGCGCCTGGGGCTGGTGAAGGCGCGGGATATCTCCGACGGGGGCCTGGCGGTGATCCTCGCGGAAATGTGCGGCGAGGTGGGTGCACGGGTGGTGATCCCCGAAGGTGTTTCGCCAGCGAGCTTCCTGTTTGGGGAGTGGGGGCCCCGCTACCTCTTGGCCTTCCCCGAGAGCTTCCAGCCAGCGGTGGAGGCGGCCGCTTCAGGGGTACCGTTGACGCTTTTGGGGCGAGCCGGAGGGGACGCGCTGGTGGTCGTGCACGGGGAAGAAGAGCTGCTTTCCCTCCCGCTGGCGGAAATGGCCGAGCTGCGGGAGCAGGGCCTGCGCTTTTTGGAAGAACAATGAGGCCAGCCGAGGACCGGTTCCACGAGGAGTGCGGGGTTTGCGCGGTGGTCGGGCACCCCGACGCCGCCAACCTGGTGTACCTGGGGCTTTACGCGCTGCAGCACCGGGGGCAGGAGTCGGCGGGCATTGCCACCTGGGACGGCCACAGGGTGCACTCCCACCGCGCCATGGGCTACGTGGCCGACATTTTTGATCGCAAAACCCTGGACCGGCTGCCGGGGGAGGTGGCCATCGGCCACGTGCGCTACTCCACCGCCGGGGACTCGGCGCTCACCAACGCCCAGCCTCTGGTGGTGAACACCCAGCACGGCCCTTTGGCCGTAGCTCATAACGGCAACCTGGTCAACGCCTTGAGCTTACGGCACGCCCTGGAGGGGGAAGGGGCTATTTTCCAGTCCACCTCCGACACCGAGGTCATCCTGCATTTGGCCGCCCGCTTTCGGGCGGACTCGGTGGAAGAAGCGCTGCTGGCAGCTCTGGCGGCGGTGAAGGGGGCGTACTCCCTGGTGGTTTTGGCCCGGGAGCGGGTTTTGGCCGCTCGCGATCCCCTGGGGTTTCGCCCGTTGCTTTTGGGGCGGTTGGGGGAAGCCTGGGTGGTGGCCTCGGAAAGCTGCGCCTTTGATTTGCTGGGGGCAGAGCTGGTGCGGGAGGTGGCCCCTGGTGAGGTGTTGCGGCTGGACCGGGCGGGGGTTCGCCAAATCCGGCCGGCGGCTTCCCCGCCTTACGCCCACTGCGTTTTCGAGCACGTGTACTTTGCCCGCCCCGATTCCCGGGTGTTTGGTGAGGATGTGGGGATCGTGCGCCAGCGGCTGGGGGAGAGGCTGGCCTTGGAGCAGCCGGCGGACGCCGATGTGGTGGTAGGGGTGCCGGATTCGGGGATCCCTGCGGCCCTGGGGTACTCCCGTTTTTCCGGTTTGCCGTTCGTTTTGGGCCTGGTGCGCAACCACTACGTGGGCCGCACCTTCATCGAGCCCAAGCAAAGCATCCGCCACTTTGGCGTCAAGGTAAAGCTCAACCCGGTGCGCGCCCTGGTTTCGGGGAAGCGGGTGGTGCTGGTGGACGATTCCATCGTGCGCGGCACCACCTCCCGCAAGATCGTGACCATGCTCAAGCAAGCGGGGGCCCGGGAGGTGCACTTGCGGATTTCCTCGCCGCCCACCATTGGCCCTTGCTTTTACGGCATTGACACCCCCGAACGGCGGGAGCTCATCGCCTCTTCGGCCACCGTGGAGGTAATACGCCAGTTCGTGGGGGCTGATTCCCTGGGGTACCTTTCCGAAGCGGGGATGCTGGCGTGCCTGGAGACACCCGCTGAGAACTTCTGCACCGCGTGCTTTTCCGGCCGCTACCCGCTCTTGGAAACCGAGTCCGAAACCCTGGCCAAGACCCAGCGTTAGGCCCGGTCTGGCCACATTGGGTTGGAGGGCTGGGCCCAGGCCCTGGCCGTCTTTAAGGCTAGAGGTCGCTTCGAACCCCATGCTTTTTTGCCCAACAACTTGATGGTTGTGCGGTTTGTTGACAAGAATTATCAGTTTTATGTCTCACGATAGTGTTGACAAGCGCATGACCACAGAATTACATTTGTCTGCGGTCCTGGGCTCTTCGTCACTAGCCCGGGATCAGAAAGGGGGGTTCAATGGTAAAGCGGGTTGTTCCACTGTTGCTGGTAGCCTTCCTCGCTTGGCCGCTGTGGGGCCAGGCGCAAAACCCCGTCACCGTGGCTTTTGAGGTCACGGGAACACCGGGGTTTGGGGCAGCGGTCTCGGTGAAGGCTACGGTTACCATCAACGACGGCTCCAGCCTCCAGGGACTGGCGTGGAGCCAGACGGGCGGTGTGCAGGTGACGCTTGCCGGTGCCAACACGGACACGGTGAGCTTTACGGTGCCTGGCCGGGCTGAGTTCCGCCAGCACCTCATTGAGGTTCTGAAGGAGCCAGCCCTCACCGCTGCGCAGCTGCCGCCCAACGTGCCGGTTCCGGAGGAACACTTCCCCGGCGGGTTGCAGGACCGCTTCCAGGTCGTGGCGGTGAACCCGCACGCCCTGGCGGATGCTGGCGCCATCGTGCTCAAGCTCACCGTGACCACCACCTCCGGGACCTATTCGTTCACCAAGTCGGCGGCGGTGCCCCTGCCTTGGAAGTGGACCACGGGGATCCGCAACGTGCCGGTGGGCCTGCCGGTTCTCCTCTACGCGCCGGAGCAGGCCACCTACGACTGGAACCTGGTGTTAAAGCCCGTAGGGTCCAACGCGTCCCTTACCGACCCCACAGCCCAAACCACCGAGTTCATCCCCGATGTGCCCGGCACCTACAGGGTGACGATTACCGATTTGGCGGGCAACAAGGTGCGGACCCTGGAGATCATTGCCGGCCTGTGGCGGGGTGTGATTACCGGGCAGGACGCCAACGAGCGGCCCATCCCGGACACCGCCTGCACCGGGTGCCACATTTCCGGAACGCCTCTGGGTCAGTTTGCCCAGTGGAAGGAATCCGGGCACGCGGAAATCTTCACCAGCAACGTGAAGACCAACGACCACTACGGGGTCAACTGCTTGTCCTGCCATACCGTGGGTTACGACACTTCGGTGAACAACGGCGGCATTGACGATGCCGACAAGTGGCAGGATTTCCTCAACTCCGGTCTTTTGACCCACACCGGTCCCAACAACTGGACGCAAATCCTGGCGCAATTCCCGGAGGTGGCGAAGCGCGCCAACATTCAATGCGAGAACTGCCACGGCCCGCAAAACAGCGAGGCCCATGCCCGGGGTGGTTCCTACCGCACCAGCCTGTCCTCGGATGTGTGCGCCTACTGTCACGGTGAACCGCCCCGCCACGGTCGCTTCCAGCAGTGGCAGCTTTCCGGCCACGCCAACTACGAGCTGGCCGGTGAAGAGGGCATGAGCGGTTCCTGCGCCCCCTGCCATACCGGCAATGGCTTCTTGGCTTGGGCGAAGAACAACTTCCAGGGTTCCTCGGTGCAGGTAACCTGGACCGCGGAAGAGGTTCACCCCCAAACCTGCCAAACCTGCCACGACCCGCACGACGTGGGCACCACTTCCGGCGGGCCAACCACTAACGCCAAGGTGCGGGTCATGGGTGAAACCCCAACGCTGGTCGCCGGCTTCAAGGTGACCAACGCCGGCTCTGGTGCTCTCTGCATGGTGTGCCACAACGGCCGCCGGGGCTTGCGTGACGATGCCCACTACAACCTAGCTGACGTTGCCCGGGCACCTCACCAGGGTCCCCAAACCGACATCCTGGTGGGTCGCAACATGTACTTCGTGGAAGTGGGGACCCCCGGCTACCACTCAATGTTGCCGGACACCTGCGTGGATTGCCACATGGAAAAGACTCCGCCGCCCGACATCATTTCCTACAACCGCGGCGGCACCAACCACACCTTCTACGCCTCCAAGACCATCTGCTCCAACTGCCATACTGCGGTGACTGCCGAAGCCGTGCAATCCAAGGTGGCCGCCAAGATGGAAGAACTCAGGGCTGCGGTGGAAGGGAAGCTGCTGGAGGCCATGGCTGCTCAGCTCTCCTTGGGCAAGAAGATCGACATTGGCGGCCTCGCCACCATCAACAGCATTGGCCAGATCAAGCACCTGGAGCTCACCGAGAGCCACGGCCGTCAAGCCATTCAGGTGACGCTTGCCGACAACACCGTCCTCGACGTGGTCACGCTGAACAGCGTGAAGGTGGTGCCCCCCACCGGTTCTGCCGTGGAGATCCTGCGGGTGGCCGACCCGGCGGTGGCCAAGGCCGGCTGGAACTACTTCATGGTGGAGCTGGACCGCAGCCACGGCGTCCACAACCCCTCCTTTGTCATGCGGGCACTGGACCTCTCGTTGCTGGCTCTGAAGACGCTCCCGCCCGGTGCGGGTTCCTTGCCCTCGGGAGCGCAGGGCGGTGGACCCGGCAACGGGGCCGGTGCGGTGAGCTGCACCACGCCGTTCGTGTACTGGGTTGAAGTGGCGGCCCATGCCGCCGGCGAGGCCGGAAGCCAGTGGCGGACCGACCTGGTGGCCCGCAACCTCTCCTCCAACGATGCTTCCGTCAAGTTCTACCTCTACACCGACGAAAACAAGCACGAAGCCACCGCTACCGTTCCTGCCGCCTCACAGAAGGTGTTCGAAGACGTGGTGGCGCTCATGAACATTCAAGGGAAGGGTTCCCTGGAGGTTTGCTCGGATCGTCCGTTGTTCGTGGTGAGCCGCACCTACACCGATACCGGCGAAGGGACCTTCGGCCAGTTCCTGGATGGCCACATTGGCGATTACGGCCTCGGCGCGGGCATGACCGCGGAGCTCATCGGTCTGCGCCAGGAAGAGGGCAAGTTCAGGAGCAACTTGCAGTTCACCAACGGTGGCACGACCCCAGCGGAAATTGAGGTCACGCTTTACAACAACAGCGGCCAGGCGCTTACCACCTACACCGTTACGGTTCCCGCAGGCAAGGTTGTGCAGGACCTCCAGCCCTTCAAGAACCGCGCCAACCAACCCAACCTGGGTTGGGGCTTTGCCGGTGTGACGGTCAAGCAGGGCAGCAACGTTCGCGTGAGCGGCTCGGTGGTGGACAGCCGCACCAACGATCCCACCACCATCCCGCCCAAGCGGTAGAGGCTCAGAAAGCCAGACACCAGCGGCGGCCTTTTGGCCGCCGCTTTTTTCTTCGCGTTGAGCACAAACCGGCGCTTACTTACAGGGATTGCCTCCCGGAGGTTCGGGGCAAACCTGGTACTCGCTCCAGTCCACTTGAGCCGGGACAAACCGCCCGCGTGGCAATGGCAAGCGAGCGCTGCTGGCCCTGTTTCTCGGGCCATCAAGAGACTTCGGGTATCATCCCCGCCATGGAGAACGGCCTCACGTACAAGAACGCCGGCGTGGACATTGACGCGCAGGATCAGGCGCTGGCCCGCATCAAGGAGCTGGCCCGGGCCACGTTCACGCCGGGTGTGCTTTCGGAAATCGGCAGCTTCGGCGGGCTTTTTACCCTGCAGCCGGAAAACCCCGAGGCCCCGGTGTTGGTGGCTTCCGCCGACGGTGTAGGCACCAAGCTCAAGGTGGCGCAAATGGCGGGAAAACACCACACCGTGGGGGAAG
It contains:
- the purS gene encoding phosphoribosylformylglycinamidine synthase subunit PurS, yielding MKVEVRVQLKAGVLDPQGEAIRRVLGRLGYAEVSSVRVGKLILLEVEGEDQERVHARVEEACRELLANPIIEDFEVRLL
- the purQ gene encoding phosphoribosylformylglycinamidine synthase subunit PurQ yields the protein MSWRRPKIGVVRFPGSNRDADALRAVELCGGEAVPIWHESEDLLGVTGVLIPGGFSYGDYLRAGAMAAHSPVMRAVRRHAEAGGPVLGICNGFQILLEAGLLPGAMLPNRSLRFIHREVYLRVERDDTPLLAKLRRGQVVRLPIAHKEGNWFASGEELSAIEAKGLVALRYCSPNGEVDEAHNPNGALHAVAGLTNPEGNVLGMMPHPECRVDPLVAEPFGRPFIAALVEAS
- the purL gene encoding phosphoribosylformylglycinamidine synthase subunit PurL, producing the protein MKRWNDEAELADALEHGLTAEEWERILAALGRTPNLTELGIFAALWSEHCSYKSSRVHLKHFPTSGPRVVQGPGENAGAVDIGDGWVAVFKMESHNHPSFIEPYQGAATGVGGILRDVFTMGARPVMLLDSLRFGDLSAPRMRYLVDGVVRGIGDYGNCVGVPTLGGEVDFHPAYNGNILVNAMCVGAARKDKLFFARAQGVGNRVIYLGSKTGRDGIHGATMASDSFDETAEQKRPTVQVGDPFTEKLLIEACLELMDKGLVVAIQDMGAAGLTSSAFEMAARGRCGLELDLSRVPVREEGMTPYELMLSESQERMLLVARPQDVQEIFAICHRWGLDACDIGEVVAGNEVTAFWQGEVAFRLPVLPAVDDAPRYDRPYQLPQPSSAVTLPSFSGRDFGQDLRRLLASPHLGSKRAVYQQYDQTVGAATLAGPGGEAALVLVPGTRIGLAATTDCNAYACSLDPYTGAAQAVVEAMRNLACVGAEPVGVTDCLNFGSPETPQVMGQFVAAVRGLADACRALGVPVVSGNVSFYNETSGQAILPTPTVGMVGVVPCVLHRPSFALAEGDVVALLGPVAGDLSASRYLQLVWDMAAGVVPAPEYPAEKAAAELVRSLVRLGLVKARDISDGGLAVILAEMCGEVGARVVIPEGVSPASFLFGEWGPRYLLAFPESFQPAVEAAASGVPLTLLGRAGGDALVVVHGEEELLSLPLAEMAELREQGLRFLEEQ
- the purF gene encoding amidophosphoribosyltransferase gives rise to the protein MRPAEDRFHEECGVCAVVGHPDAANLVYLGLYALQHRGQESAGIATWDGHRVHSHRAMGYVADIFDRKTLDRLPGEVAIGHVRYSTAGDSALTNAQPLVVNTQHGPLAVAHNGNLVNALSLRHALEGEGAIFQSTSDTEVILHLAARFRADSVEEALLAALAAVKGAYSLVVLARERVLAARDPLGFRPLLLGRLGEAWVVASESCAFDLLGAELVREVAPGEVLRLDRAGVRQIRPAASPPYAHCVFEHVYFARPDSRVFGEDVGIVRQRLGERLALEQPADADVVVGVPDSGIPAALGYSRFSGLPFVLGLVRNHYVGRTFIEPKQSIRHFGVKVKLNPVRALVSGKRVVLVDDSIVRGTTSRKIVTMLKQAGAREVHLRISSPPTIGPCFYGIDTPERRELIASSATVEVIRQFVGADSLGYLSEAGMLACLETPAENFCTACFSGRYPLLETESETLAKTQR